TGAAGTAACTACAATGGTGCTGGGGGATTTCCGAATGAAACTCGTTAATGGTAAGAAGATAATCCCGTCCGTAAAAATCATCGTCGTCTATTTTCACGAACAATTCATAATCCGTTGTGTCCAGGCCGCGTATGGTGTCCGCCAAATTGGAAAGCTGGTTCTTGTTGGGAAACCATCTCAGAGTAAGGCGACCCTCGTCAATGAACTCCTGGAATTGGGGAATGAGAATGGACTGGAAGATAAAGCTGGACATCCCTTTAACGGCGACGAACAGATGAAAATTCCGGTACGACTGATGCATCATGCAGTAAATCTGCCTCTGCAAATCTTCAAACCGCTTGTAGGAAGCCAGGCAGAGCGCCATTTTCCTGTCCCTGCAGCTGTACAGGGTTGATTTGTCAAAAAGGCAGGTTCTGGGTTTTTGGTAAAAGCAATTGTGCGTTGCCACCATGATGCACAGCTCTCCGTTTCCATTGGCGGCCTCCAGGGCCATATCAATGGGAAGGCGGCAGGTATAAAAAATCCGGGCGACCTTTTCCCTCTTTGAAACGGGAATGATCAGGGCATGCGTTCCCCAGACGTAGGAGGTATCGGCAGTATGACCGGAGGTGGCGTAAGGTTCGAACTCAATTCTTTCCTCCGGAGAAAGAGGCTTGGACGGACTCTTGCTGAGCTCGTAAAAAAGACGGAAAACATCCACTTCCGGATGGCTTTTGACCATTTCCTCAAGAACGGGCCGCAGCCTTTCCGCCGGGATGACGGGGGCGGCGTCACTTTCTCCAAAGATGATGAGATCGTCCTCGTTGAACTGAGGATCCATAATCATGGAGGCAAACGAGATACGTAGCGAGCGTACATGGGGTTTGTCGCAAGCTTCTGCGTGTACCCCGAGAAAATCCGTAAACTCATCGCAGCGCGTATCCTGCAATTCTTCCACTCTTTGGGAAACAGGATAACTGGCGGCTTGGTATCCTAATTCTTTCAATTCGGCGCTTCCTTCAAGAATTTCTCCTGAAGCCTGGAGCAGTACACATTTCATAACAGGATGGCAGTCTATTAGGAATGAAAAGGCTTCATCGCTTCCACGCAGGATGTTTCCAGCTCATTGAATGCCTGCCCCAGCTGGGAGGCATGCGATTCTATGCCCTGCAAATGGGAATGCGAAGACTTGCCCAGGGAACAGATGGAAACCTCATACCCCAGGGATTTGAGAACGGCAACCATGGTGTCTATTGTCCAGATGGCTTTGTGATGGTGGTTCACAATAATATTGCGGACGGCACTTCCCGGGGAGCCGTCTCCCCACTTTTTTTTCTGCAGGAAGCTGATATATTCGGGAGTGGACTGCTTGGCGATGCGGAGCAAATCCGGGAAAGCCAGCCGCAGTACTCCTCCCGGTTTAAGGGTGCGCCATGCCTCCATGAAAAAGCCATATGCTTCCGCCGGCAGAACATGTTCGATCACGTGTTCCAGAAAATAGGCGTCCACGCACTCGTCCTCCCAGGGCAGGGGACGCGTAATGTCGTATTGGGGAAGATCCAGATTGATCCAGCCGGGGAGTATGTTGGCGCCGCAGCCCATCTGGATGAGAAGCATCCCGGAAAAAAGTTCGTTCAGATTTCCGGACTCCTGCCCCTGATATAAAACAGCTGCCAAATCAGGCTGCCCCGGCTTTCTTGACAAAGTAAGAGATAACCCTGAATAATTTTCCCCGTCGCGGACCAGGATTTCTTCCGGCCAGTCTGACCATTTAAGGGTCAATTTTTTTGAGCCATAGGCAATGTATTTCCCTGAACACCCCGTTTTTTCTCTCCGGAAAGTGCCGTCCCGGTAAAAAAGCAGGGAATCCGTCCAGTGGGCATGCCTGCCTTCATACACCGTGACGGGGAAGAAATCCCGAAAATTTTCCGTGCCTTGGAAATGTTCGGGAGGGGACCAGCGTGCGGTGACCACATCGTTGTCCTTCATCGGATACGGAGTGGTATTCATGTTCAGGCGATCGCTGGCAAGCGTCCTTGCCCCCAGCCGCTGGACCAGTTCGCCAAAAATAAGATTTTCCGCTCCGGTAGATGGAATATCGGAATAGGCGACGATGTTTTCCACCATGCTTCTGGAAAGAAAATATCCCGCTCTTCCGCTGGGGGCCCCTTTTGCCTTCAACGACGAATCGCCAATCAGATCATATTGGTCATCGGCCAATTCCGCCAGACGGTCCAGAGCGACGTAGGTATTATCATCGCACTTGAACAACCAGTCGAAATCGTAATATTCAAGGGCATACCGGAAAAAAGCCAGGACTTTTTCCGGCAGATGGTCGTCATCGTCATTCACCCAGAGAGGGATGGCGTCCTCCTCCCTCTCCAGAGCCTCCCTTCTCCCGAGAAAGAACCGGCATTCGATTCCGGCAACACTCTGTGCCATCCATGTCTTCCGGATGGTCTCCCTTTTTTTCTCCGCGTTAGCGCAAGTACAGATGCCCACGAGAATGGATACCTTTTTTTTGTTCCCGGATGAGGTTGGAACGGAGGGCCGTGGCATGTGCAAATCCAGTAATTGCCCCACAATGCTTTCCTTGTGGACGTTTTCCAGCGTGTCAGGTTCGCGCCGGAGCAGCTCGCCCCACAAATGGATGGCCCAGGAATTCCGCAAAGCGGGGCTATCGAGCTTGACGGCTCCGTTGTAGCAATTCCTCCAGACTGTGTAATGCAGAGGATAAATGCTTAAACTTGAATCGGCCATGTCTAGCAATTGGAAATAGGAAAGAGTCCGGGTAAAACCTTCCGGTCCCGCATTCCCCCACATGGCATGTTTACGGCGGAGAGCCGGATCCGGGAAATCAATTTTGAACTGCCGTTTGGCTACCAGTTCGCCGGGAGTATCCCAGGGCATGGGAGCGGCCGGATCTTCCGAGACCTCTCTCAGGCATTCCATAACGGGGTGGTGGGGAGGAAAACCGATCACTCCCACCGCAATCAGCCCGGGTTCCTGCTCTGCAAACCATGGAAGCTGTTCCGGCAGGTTTGGGGAAAGACAGGCGACGTCCAGATCTGTCCAAAACCCTCCTTTTCTCTCAAGCCACGTATTGCGGAACCAGTCTGCAAACGGTGCAAGGCTGCCGTTGTCGTGCTGGAAAACCAGTTCTTCGGGAATGACCTCCGAGGCATTCTGCACCATGGTCCCTTCGGGAATGTTTTCATAATTCCGGTAAGTGAACAGCCGGAACGGAATACCGTGGCTCAGGTAGGAACGGATGCATAATTCCGCCAGGGGCGGCAGGGTTTCACCGATCCAGAGACCGGCGACTTCTGGTTTTTGAGAACAGATGGAATTCATGATTGAGAAAATATCATTGGTTATTCAGGGAGTCTTTGATGTGGTCAAAGACGGCATTCCGGGCGGGAATCCATTGCTGAATTTTCGGTTAACTCTCTGTGAATGAGCTTCTTCATCTTTTCCCATCCCTGCCATGATACATAAGTGAGGCGCTGTCGCCCGCCTTTCGCTCCCCATGCCGGGGAGCAGGAGCGCGGTGCTTGCATGAAATCCTGTGGGGAGGGAACCGGATGACTGTGGGCCATTTCAATTCAATGGAGAGAGTTTCGGACGTTTCATCTTTGAGGTAATCAACGGCCTAGAAATAGCCTCTTTTAAAACGGGAACAATGAAATACCCGTGAAGGAACAATATGCCACCGAAAAGCGGGCGGCCATTTCTCCGGAAAAACCGGCCACGGCGGAAAATTTGTTAGACATTCCCGCAGAAGGGAAGAAGCGTGCCCGGTCGTTCAGTGTCTGGCATTGGATGAAGGACGGCTGTCCCATGTTTGGGGAATAAAAACGTCCTTATCTTCCATCCTTTTCTCCGCGAAAGCGGATTCAGGCTGCCAAGGGCTTGAAAGGAAGTGGACGCGCACTTGAAAAGCATTTCCAACATGCTTTCCGTGATGGGCCGGATATGGGGCGGAATTTTTTAAACGCCTCCTGTCCGGCGGTTTTGCGCCATTTTTAAAAAAGACACCGCTGCACCGTCTCCGGCAATGAGCCACGTTCCCGTGTCTCAATAGAGCGGGGACTTCCGTCGCTGTTTTGACTTTTCCGTATAGGACATAGTCAGCCCTGCGCCGGGGCTGCCCCCATTATGCTGTAATATCGGTTCGGGCCACTTTGCCGGGTGATGACGAGTGCAGCAGCCAATTCCCTTTATACCCCATGCGGGTTGATTATCCAAGATGTTTTTGGTTCCTTTTTCAGACATGGGCCGGATGAATGAGCCCGGCCATGCGGAGGAGGAATTGAACCTGAACAGGGTAGCGGAAATGCCGGGACTGCGGAGAAAACGGCGCGGAAACGGTGTTCGATGCCGGAGCATCAGCGGGCGTTCCGGTCTAGCCATTCCTTCAGAATGGGGAGGTCCGCCGGCGCCCAGGGCAGGGAAGGGAGGGAACGGCTGGAAAAGAATCCCAAGCTTTCGTGCTCCAGGGGAATGGGCAGGCGGCCTTTCTCCAGTTCGCACAGAAACGGGATAAGGCGTATGGTCCGGTCTTTCTCCCGGTGCAGGACGGGAGCCAGCGGACACAGCGGGCGGATGGCGCAGCCGAGTTCCTCCCGTATTTCCCTCACGATGGCATCGCGGGCGTCTTCTCCGGCTTCCAGTTTTCCGCCGGGGAATTCGTACAGCAGCCCGTTTGATTGTCCGCATGCCTTTTTAGCGGCCAGGAGCAGGGGGCCGTGCGCGGAGGACAGCGTGATCAGGGCGCAGCAAACGTTCAGGCGGGTCATGGCGTCTTGAAATCCAGCGTATGAAGATTCATGGTGCGAGAATCCGTATCCAGGATGCCGAATCCCAGGCGGCCGGTCCTGCCCTGCAATTCTCCTGGATTGGCGATCAAGCAATTTCCGGCCATTTCCTGCAGGGCCTGGTGGGTGTGGCCGTAAAGGGCGGCGTCCACATGCCCCTTGCGCACTTCCTGCCAGGCGTACCTGGGATAGTGGGAAAGGGAAAGCTTCATGCGGTACCGGGTGATGACGGCAAGTTCGGGATGCAACCGCGCCGCCGGGGATGCGGCCGCCATCTGGTGCATGGCCAGAAGGTCGTAATCGTTGTTACCCGGTACGGCGTCCAGAGGAAGCCCCTGCGCCAGCTCAAGCAGGCGCCGGAAGCTCTCCGGAGTGGTGCAGTCCCCCAGGAAAATGAAATGGCCGCAACCCAGCCGGAGCATCCGGTGCATAGCCTGCTCCAGATGGTTCGTACGGTCGTGTATGTCGGAGAATATTCCTATCTTCATGATACTTGGGAGTTCATGGTATGGATGGGCCACGCGAGCAACTCATCCGCCAGGGGGGGCAGGGGAGGCTTTTCCCCTTTCTTGTGCAGCAGGCAGGTGAAGCCTCCGGCTCCGGCGCCGTGGAAAGGCATGAGGCGGTAGCAGGCTTCCTCCGTCAGGCCGGAATGGAAAGGCTCCAATTCCGGCACGGAAACGGTCTCCAGTTCCGGATGCCTCTTCAGCAGGTACAGCACGTTGCGTTCATTCTCCTCCGGGGCGTAGGTACAGGTGGTGTACAGCAGGAAACCGCCGGGAACCAGGCATTGCAGGGCGGCCAGCAGGATGCCCCTCTGGCGCTTGGCATTCCCTCCTGTAGCGGCTGCGTGGAAACATCCGGGATTGGGGATGCCCTTGGCGAGCAGGGACTGTCCGCTGCACGGAGCGTCCGCAAGGATAAGGTCAAAACAGCCCGGAGCCTGTTCCGCCCACTGGTCCGGGCGCAGCCGCTGCGTGTACAGGTTCAGGAATCCGCAGCGCAGCAGGTTGTGCCGCAAGATGCCCAGCCGGCGGGGATGCACCTCGTTGGCGATGTGTTCCCGCGGAGCAACCCGTGCCTGTGCCAGAATGCTTTTCCCGCCCGGTGAGGCGCACATGTCCAGGCAGCGCTCCGGACGGAAGGGCAGATGCGCCAGGGGAGCGGTTTCCCAGACGGAGGAAAGGTCCAGAGGGTAATAAAATCCCTGCCCGTAATCCGGCAGGGAACCGGGTTTGGCTACCGCATCCCTCTCCGGCAGAACAATGACGCGGGGATGGCTCCAGGACCGGGGAACGGCATCGGACGGAACGGGCGGAACGTAATCTTCCGGAGCCTTCGGGGTGATGACCAGGGCGCTGCGGGAGCGGTTCCCCGCCTGCATGGCCTCCAGAAAATCCTTTTCCTGGTCCGGGGAAAGTCCCAGTTTGCCGGCAAGTTTGAGTATCTGGGAGGACACGTGATCAGACCCGGAATGTTTCGCCGAAGTGGGTATTGAGAGCCAGATGGGCGGATCCCAGAATGCCGGCTTCCGTGCCGAACTGGGCGGGAAGGATCGTCAGGCTCTCCGCCAGCGGGGCGGCAAGCTGCGTTCTCATGATCTCCTGGAGCGGCTCGAACAGCAGTGTTTTGGCCTTGGCCACCCCTCCGCCGATGATGATCGCCTCCGGATTCAGGAGATAACAGCAATTCATCAGGGCGCAGGAAAGTTTCACAGCCAAATCCCTCCATACCTGGGCGGCCACTTCGTCCCCGGCCAGCGCCGCGCGCTCCAGGGCGATGGGGTTGCAGTCCACAATGGCCTTGTCAATGCCGTGGCTGGCATACAGGGTTCTGGCATCCGCCGCAATCTCCCGGTTGCCTACGTAATCTTCCAGGGAGCCGCGGTTGCCGTAATGGCCCAGCCTGCCGCGGTAGTCGATGCTGGTCTGGCCCAGTTCCCCGGCTGAACAGGTGGCGCCGCGCAACAGGTCCCCATTCACGATCAGTCCGCTTCCAACCCCGGTTCCCAGCGTCAGACAGACAAGGTGCCTCATCCCTCTTCCTGCGCCCAGCTTCCATTCCGCATACGCCATACAGTTGGCGTCGTTCTCCACATAAACCGGCAGTCCGCAGGCAGCCTGGAGCATCT
This genomic stretch from Akkermansia biwaensis harbors:
- a CDS encoding methyltransferase domain-containing protein, which gives rise to MNSICSQKPEVAGLWIGETLPPLAELCIRSYLSHGIPFRLFTYRNYENIPEGTMVQNASEVIPEELVFQHDNGSLAPFADWFRNTWLERKGGFWTDLDVACLSPNLPEQLPWFAEQEPGLIAVGVIGFPPHHPVMECLREVSEDPAAPMPWDTPGELVAKRQFKIDFPDPALRRKHAMWGNAGPEGFTRTLSYFQLLDMADSSLSIYPLHYTVWRNCYNGAVKLDSPALRNSWAIHLWGELLRREPDTLENVHKESIVGQLLDLHMPRPSVPTSSGNKKKVSILVGICTCANAEKKRETIRKTWMAQSVAGIECRFFLGRREALEREEDAIPLWVNDDDDHLPEKVLAFFRYALEYYDFDWLFKCDDNTYVALDRLAELADDQYDLIGDSSLKAKGAPSGRAGYFLSRSMVENIVAYSDIPSTGAENLIFGELVQRLGARTLASDRLNMNTTPYPMKDNDVVTARWSPPEHFQGTENFRDFFPVTVYEGRHAHWTDSLLFYRDGTFRREKTGCSGKYIAYGSKKLTLKWSDWPEEILVRDGENYSGLSLTLSRKPGQPDLAAVLYQGQESGNLNELFSGMLLIQMGCGANILPGWINLDLPQYDITRPLPWEDECVDAYFLEHVIEHVLPAEAYGFFMEAWRTLKPGGVLRLAFPDLLRIAKQSTPEYISFLQKKKWGDGSPGSAVRNIIVNHHHKAIWTIDTMVAVLKSLGYEVSICSLGKSSHSHLQGIESHASQLGQAFNELETSCVEAMKPFHS
- a CDS encoding metallophosphoesterase family protein, which produces MKIGIFSDIHDRTNHLEQAMHRMLRLGCGHFIFLGDCTTPESFRRLLELAQGLPLDAVPGNNDYDLLAMHQMAAASPAARLHPELAVITRYRMKLSLSHYPRYAWQEVRKGHVDAALYGHTHQALQEMAGNCLIANPGELQGRTGRLGFGILDTDSRTMNLHTLDFKTP
- a CDS encoding RsmB/NOP family class I SAM-dependent RNA methyltransferase; translation: MSSQILKLAGKLGLSPDQEKDFLEAMQAGNRSRSALVITPKAPEDYVPPVPSDAVPRSWSHPRVIVLPERDAVAKPGSLPDYGQGFYYPLDLSSVWETAPLAHLPFRPERCLDMCASPGGKSILAQARVAPREHIANEVHPRRLGILRHNLLRCGFLNLYTQRLRPDQWAEQAPGCFDLILADAPCSGQSLLAKGIPNPGCFHAAATGGNAKRQRGILLAALQCLVPGGFLLYTTCTYAPEENERNVLYLLKRHPELETVSVPELEPFHSGLTEEACYRLMPFHGAGAGGFTCLLHKKGEKPPLPPLADELLAWPIHTMNSQVS
- a CDS encoding (deoxy)nucleoside triphosphate pyrophosphohydrolase → MTRLNVCCALITLSSAHGPLLLAAKKACGQSNGLLYEFPGGKLEAGEDARDAIVREIREELGCAIRPLCPLAPVLHREKDRTIRLIPFLCELEKGRLPIPLEHESLGFFSSRSLPSLPWAPADLPILKEWLDRNAR
- a CDS encoding ROK family protein produces the protein MTASTIPSIGIDFGGTSIKLGVVRGTEVIAHAPSIATQEYGNPDQLIEAIAQFVNMLRLNHPEVQAIGMGMPGFVNFYQGTVYTLTNVPGWNNVPVREMLQAACGLPVYVENDANCMAYAEWKLGAGRGMRHLVCLTLGTGVGSGLIVNGDLLRGATCSAGELGQTSIDYRGRLGHYGNRGSLEDYVGNREIAADARTLYASHGIDKAIVDCNPIALERAALAGDEVAAQVWRDLAVKLSCALMNCCYLLNPEAIIIGGGVAKAKTLLFEPLQEIMRTQLAAPLAESLTILPAQFGTEAGILGSAHLALNTHFGETFRV